The following proteins come from a genomic window of Diorhabda sublineata isolate icDioSubl1.1 chromosome 7, icDioSubl1.1, whole genome shotgun sequence:
- the LOC130446824 gene encoding protein lethal(2)essential for life-like, with protein sequence MSLIPYLFDDSYFARPSRIFDQHFGMVLEPEDLFQPVSRHFLRCPAGYIRNWKSAASEHDSGSVVNYGKDQFLANLDVQQFKPDEISVKVTGENTITIEGKHEEKEDEHGHIYRHFLRKYVVPKTYDMSKLESKLSSDGVLSITAPRIDAGQITHKVIPVEQTGQPAKAIEKESGAGDKK encoded by the coding sequence ATGTCTCTAATTCCATACTTGTTCGACGACTCCTATTTTGCAAGACCATCAAGAATTTTCGACCAACATTTTGGAATGGTGTTGGAGCCCGAGGATTTATTCCAACCGGTTTCCAGACATTTCCTTCGTTGTCCGGCTGGCTACATAAGAAATTGGAAATCTGCAGCATCAGAACATGATTCTGGATCCGTCGTTAATTACGGTAAAGATCAATTTTTGGCCAATTTGGATGTGCAACAATTCAAACCTGATGAAATTTCTGTAAAAGTCACTGGAGAGAACACAATTACTATCGAGGGTAAGCACGAAGAAAAGGAAGATGAACATGGCCACATTTACAGACATTTCCTTCGAAAATATGTCGTACCTAAAACTTACGATATGAGCAAACTCGAATCAAAGTTATCTTCTGATGGAGTTCTTTCCATTACGGCGCCAAGAATTGATGCAGGACAAATAACCCACAAAGTTATTCCTGTAGAACAAACCGGACAACCTGCCAAGGCCATCGAAAAGGAAAGCGGAGCGGGTGATAAGAAGTAA
- the LOC130446825 gene encoding alpha-crystallin A chain-like, whose amino-acid sequence MAFLPIMFGSNNWGPHIRCPRRYRNDFVGDIITPLAIMQAMLDSENEQDSKNVSSTLQQRPASAVTIDKNKFQANFDVQHFKPDEITVRVADNYVTVEAKHEEKQDEHGHIYRHFIRKYKLPENCDSSRLESRLSTDGVLTVVAPLVGDKTEQRTIPITQTGQPVRTAEKKKPEEEKPME is encoded by the coding sequence atggcATTTCTTCCAATAATGTTTGGTTCAAACAACTGGGGACCTCATATTCGTTGCCCTCGTCGCTACCGGAATGATTTCGTCGGGGACATTATAACACCCCTAGCAATAATGCAAGCTATGTTGGATTCAGAAAATGAACAAGATTCAAAAAATGTGAGTTCAACCCTCCAACAGCGACCGGCGTCGGCGGTaactattgataaaaataaattccaagCCAATTTTGATGTGCAACATTTTAAACCAGATGAAATTACTGTCAGAGTAGCTGACAATTATGTTACTGTCGAAGCTAAACACGAGGAAAAACAAGATGAACATGGCCACATATACCGACATTTCATCAGAAAATACAAATTACCAGAAAATTGTGATTCGAGTAGATTAGAATCCAGGTTGTCTACAGATGGAGTTCTAACAGTAGTCGCTCCTCTTGTGGGGGATAAAACCGAGCAGAGAACCATTCCGATAACTCAAACTGGCCAACCGGTTAGAACAGCCGAAAAGAAAAAACCGGAGGAAGAAAAACCAATGGAGTAA